A region of the Meles meles chromosome 18, mMelMel3.1 paternal haplotype, whole genome shotgun sequence genome:
CCCCCCACCGCCCACAGCCCTGTCCTGGCCACCCGCCCCCACGGGGCCTCACCACAGCCGTAGGTCTTGTTGGCCTGCAGCATGTGGGCCGCGTCCTTGGCCGCCCCCTTGCCGATGAGGTGGCTGTACTTGTCCTTATAGTCGCTCGCGGGGCTCACCACCACGGGGCCCTGCtgggccgcctcctcctcctgccgCTGGGCCAGCTCCTAGGGGTGCAGAGATGAGGCACCAGCGCTTGGGGGCCTGTCCCCAACCCCTCCCGGGGCCGGGCCGCCGGACGGAGCTCACCTTCAACTTCCGTTTCTCCTCGGCCTTCTGGGGGTCCCACTCCTCGCCACGTCGGTAGGAGTCCAGCTCTTCGTCGGAGGGCGCAAACTCCTGCGGACAAAGGAACCACGGGGTCAGGTTCCACACCCACGCTGCATCCGGCCTGTCCCCCTGGGGGGCACAGGCTGAAAAGGAGAGAGCAGGGCAGGCATTTGGGCTTTTCACCTTTTTGAAGATCATGACATAGCGACACTCATCATCTTCCCCGAAGGAGAAGGACGTCAGGCCAGCCACTTCCACCACATCGTGTCTGGGGAGGCCAGAAGGGAGAGTCTGGAGGGCCGCCGGGGCCCAGCACCCACTTCTCAGGGGCCCCCGTGGGCCCGTTCACGCCTCCCCTAGCCCAGAGACACTCACAGGATGCTCCTCTCTATCTTGTTCATCGGCTGGAACTTTTTCTTGACCTGGCCGCTGTCTTGGATGAAATCTGACACCTCTTTCTCCATCTtgggagacagaagaggaggacATGAGCCCActgctccaccccaggacccctctCTCAAGCCGGGCCAGCGGGCCTCGCCCCCCACACCTTCCCCAGCCTCCATGCCACTGGCCTCCAGGCTTCTCAGTGCACACATCTGGGAAAACCTGAGATCTCGACCTTCCAACCCTAACTTCTAGGAGTCCTCCCCAAGGCCGCCTCTGCTGCCTCTGCCACCCCAGCGGGCTCACCCTCTTACGGAACTCCGCTTTCTGCTGCCTGTCTTGCTCCTGCAGTTTCTTCAGCCGGGCAGCTTGCTCTGGGGGAGAGAAATGGCAGCATGAGCCCGGGACTGCaccaggggtgggggtgtctgCGAGGCCTCACAGGAGGTCCGGCGTGCCCTGGGGGAGCCGGGCAAGTGTTTCTTCCCCAGACGTCCATGCACTCactctgtgcctggcacagacACTGGGACGAAGCCTGCCCTTCAAGAGCGCACGCTTTAGTGGGAGTGACAAGGAGGAGAACGATGCTTGACCCCATTTCCCGGCCCCACTGGGGAACCCGGTTCACAAGCATTTATTTCATGCCGACGATGCATGGAGACCTGAGACCGCTGGGGCACTGAGAACAGAGGTAGCCTTGCCCTCCAGGAGCTTCCCATCATGCTGTCTCCGCAGGAAAGGGGAAATTATTGAACTTCCTGTATTCTGTAACACCCCTAATTCTTGCTTCCACCGACAGGAGAACGCTGAAGTGGCTGGTCTGACACCAGGCCTCTTTGAAACTGCAGATACCCAAGGCGAGCTGCGAGGGTGCTCCTCCAGCTCGGGTCTTGGcgctccctcccctctgtcctGCCACTTGGAATCCCCGGGGCTTCCAGCCCACGTGCAGGGATCAGAGGCCTCCGGCTGCCCCAAACCGCTTTCCGTTTGCCTAACCGCTCGGTACCTGTGCACCTGTGGTCCTCCTCATGCAGACCGAGACCCACTGAGAGTCCGAGCTGTCACTGCCTCCCCTGGGGCCCGAGCACGCTGGGGTCACAGACGCGCTCTAGCGTGTGTTGAGAAGCGACAGCGTGATGCCTCATCTGCCTGCCCAGCGGACTGGGAGCCACTGCAGGCAAGGACCCTGTGCAGTCCCTCCGGGTGGACGCAGCCTGGCGGCTCCCCTCTGTCTCATCTCAGAGCCGTATCACCAGGGCCCCTATATTGACCACTGACTGCTCTCACTGGCCTGCGGGTCTCCCCCTGCGTCTGGGGAGGTGGCCTCCGACTAGGGTTAACAACGAGCCAGAAACAGCGCAGTTCGCCAGTCCCGGCCGGTTTACAACCCCACCGCTTCGGAACCCTGGGACCTCAGGCCGACTGGACTCTGCACCTCGGCTTCCGGGTCCGGCCGCGGCCGCCAAAGCGCCCACGTGCTGCCCGCCCGGAGGCCTCGAACACGCTTCTCTACCCAAAGGGGCAGGCGGCTCCCGCCCGGCTGAAGGCCCAGTCCGCTCCGTACTACGCCCTTCGGGGGCTGTCAAACTCGGGCGTGACCGCTCCGTGCGCGGCCCCTGCCCGCCGGGGCCCCTAGCGCGGCCGCCCCGGTACGCCCCGGGCCGCTCCGGGCCGCTCGAGGAACAGGCCGGGGAGGCGGCGACCACTCGCACGGCCGCGGCACTCTCGTGCCTCCAGCGGGCAGCGCGGCCCTGCAGCACTGGGGACCCGGCGACCGCCCACGAGGGAAGGGCGGCGGGCCCGCGAGAGGGGCCGCGGAGAGCGGTAGGAGGAGCGCAGCCCGGCGGGCCCGGTCACCAATCCGAGGCGCCGAGGGCGGGGTGCGCCCGAGGAAGGTCGGCCAGACGTCTTAGGCGGACCCCGAAAGGGAAGGGGCCAATAGGGGCGAAGAGGCTGCGGACGGGCGTGCCGCGGAGCCAATCGGAAGGCGGCTGGGGTATGGGCCGCCGACACGCCCCCCCAGCCCGCAGGCGGACCCAGGCGCGGGTGGAAGGGGGCTAGAGGCAGCCAGCCAATCAGACCCGGAAAACGGCGGACGGGCGGGCCCGCCGGCGAATTGGAGACAAGGACCGCGGAAGGCCCGTAAGAAAGAGGGCGGGAGGCTGGCGCTGGAGTCCGAGCAGCCAATCACCGGTCGCTGAGGACAGCGGGCGGGCCGGCAGCCCTTTTAGGGACTCCGGGGGTCTCCGTAGGGGCCTGTGAGGGGTCTTTCAAGGTTGAGGAGGCGGCAGCGTCCGAAGGGGTGAGAGTGCGGCCCTGAGAACCGAGCGAGGAGAGGCAGCTGTGGATTTGGGGTCCTCACCTCGGGCCTTGCGCCGAGACTCCTGGTCCCCGAGGCTGGGCGGCTTCTCCATGGAGctcaggatggagcccagcaGGTCCGCCATCTTGGGAGTGACTGCGGAGGGGCGGCGCGTCTTAAAGGGAAGGGCGAGGCGCCTTTAAGGCCGGAAACACGTCTGAGGCGGCACGCTCCGCGCCCGCggtcccgccccgccccggccccgcccccggcgcgcGCAGACAGAGGCGGGAGGCGGGCTGGTGCAGCGGAGTTTAATGGCAGCGCGTGGACACCGAGCCCATGCACACGTAGACGTGCTCGTGGAGCCGGCAGGGCCCCGCCGCGCCGTGCTCGCTCGCGCGGCGCCTTAAATAGACTCTTCACTCTCCTCTGTATGTTACAGTATGTACAGGCCCCTCCCCCGGGCGCGCGGGGCACCCGGCGACCCCGCCGCGCGGCCGCCGAGGGAAGGGACGCCCCGACGCGCGGGGTCGGGCGGGGCgcgcggcgggggaggggccgaggcgGGCACATTCAGAGACGCGTCCAACGAATAAATAAGGCAAGTCGGGAAGGGCCAAGGCGGGCGCAGGCGGAGGGGGAGCGTGGAGAAGGGGCAGGCGGGGCTCCGGACGTCACGGCGGGAGATGCAGGGAGGCGGGGGCGCGGGTCTGCGGCGCGGGGGACGCGGAAGCGGGGTCGCGACCCATGGGGGAGACCTAGGGACGGGGACAGCTGCCGACAGAGGCTCCCCTCCCCCGGAGAGGCCTCTCCCTGTTGAGACGGCCAGAAGCGGCCCCCAGAGCGCTGGGGAAGGTGGGGCGCAGTCAGGTGGCCAGTCCGGGCTGGGGGAGCCCTTCCAGCTCCTGGTTCTGCTTCAGTTCCCTCATCCTGCAGAGATAAGGGGAAGGAGTCAGGAGACCGGCAGGAGGGCCGCGGGGAGGCTGGCGCGGGCGCAGGCAGGTGCCCTGGGGGACCCCGCCGGGAGAAGGGAGCACCTGTGTCGGCAGCGCCGCAGGAATCTCATGATCTTCCGGGCTGCCTGGTCCTGCTTCTTGGTGAGGAAGGAGCCTCTGGTGGCAGAAGAAAGGATGAGGTGCCGTGGCACACCAGCACCCGCGCCCTCGGCCCCGGGACccggcagggagaggcaggggccgGATGCTGGGCTGGGAGTGGGCGCAGGGCAGCGGGCCTGGGCATTCAGGGCTGCAGACGGCCGTACTTGCTGCGGGCGGGCAGGCTGCCCGGGGGCCGGTGGGGA
Encoded here:
- the SPAG7 gene encoding sperm-associated antigen 7; translation: MADLLGSILSSMEKPPSLGDQESRRKAREQAARLKKLQEQDRQQKAEFRKRMEKEVSDFIQDSGQVKKKFQPMNKIERSILHDVVEVAGLTSFSFGEDDECRYVMIFKKEFAPSDEELDSYRRGEEWDPQKAEEKRKLKELAQRQEEEAAQQGPVVVSPASDYKDKYSHLIGKGAAKDAAHMLQANKTYGCVPVANKRDTRSIEEAMNEIRAKKRLRQSGEELPPTS